A region from the Streptomyces lydicus genome encodes:
- a CDS encoding UDP-N-acetylmuramoyl-tripeptide--D-alanyl-D-alanine ligase, translating to MISLSLAEIASIVGGRQYDIPDDGRRVTGPVVADSRAVCPGALFVAFAGDRADGHDFAAGAVEAGAVAVLAARPVGVPAIVVDDVVAALGALARAVVERLGTTVVGLTGSAGKTSTKDLIAQLLQRTGPTVWPEGNLNNEIGLPLTALRADETTRHLVLEMGARGVGHIRYLAGLTPPRIGVVLNVGSAHIGEFGGREQIALAKGELVEELPTAEDGGVAVLNADDPYVRAMVPRTKARTVLFGEAADAAVRAENVRITEAGQPSFTLHTPSGCSDVTMRLYGEHHVSNALAAAAVAHELGMPVDEIASALSEAGTLSRWRMEVTERADGVTVVNDAYNANPESMRAALRALVAMGAAGKAKGGRTWAVLGEMAELGGESLAEHDAVGRLVVRLNVSKLVAVGGREAAWLDMGAKNEGSWGEESVHVSDARAAVDLLRSELRPGDVVLVKASRSVGLERVAAALLDDAGIEGAAGAEGGAASR from the coding sequence GTGATCTCCCTGTCGCTCGCCGAGATCGCGAGCATCGTCGGCGGCCGGCAGTACGACATACCGGATGACGGCCGCCGGGTGACCGGACCGGTCGTGGCGGACTCCCGCGCGGTATGCCCCGGCGCGCTCTTCGTGGCCTTCGCCGGTGACCGTGCCGACGGCCACGACTTCGCGGCGGGTGCCGTGGAGGCGGGCGCGGTGGCCGTCCTGGCCGCCCGCCCCGTCGGTGTCCCCGCGATCGTCGTCGACGACGTGGTCGCCGCCCTCGGCGCGCTCGCCCGCGCCGTCGTGGAGCGGCTGGGCACCACCGTCGTCGGCCTCACCGGCTCGGCCGGCAAGACCAGCACCAAGGACCTGATCGCCCAGTTGCTGCAGCGCACCGGCCCGACGGTCTGGCCGGAGGGCAACCTCAACAACGAGATCGGGCTGCCGCTGACCGCGCTGCGCGCCGATGAGACCACCCGCCACCTCGTCCTGGAGATGGGCGCCCGCGGCGTCGGCCACATCCGCTACCTCGCCGGGCTGACCCCGCCGAGGATCGGTGTGGTGCTCAACGTCGGCAGCGCGCACATCGGCGAGTTCGGCGGCCGGGAGCAGATCGCCCTGGCGAAGGGCGAACTCGTCGAGGAGCTGCCCACGGCCGAGGACGGCGGGGTCGCGGTGCTCAACGCCGACGACCCGTATGTGCGGGCCATGGTCCCCCGCACAAAGGCCCGCACGGTCCTTTTCGGCGAGGCCGCGGACGCTGCCGTACGTGCCGAGAATGTCCGGATCACGGAGGCCGGACAGCCCTCCTTCACGCTTCACACACCCTCCGGGTGCAGTGATGTGACCATGCGGCTGTACGGTGAGCACCACGTGTCGAACGCGCTCGCCGCGGCCGCCGTCGCCCATGAGTTGGGCATGCCCGTGGACGAGATCGCCTCCGCGCTCTCCGAAGCCGGCACGCTCTCCCGCTGGCGTATGGAGGTCACCGAGCGCGCGGACGGCGTGACGGTCGTCAACGACGCCTACAACGCGAACCCCGAGTCCATGCGAGCGGCGCTGCGAGCGCTGGTCGCCATGGGCGCAGCCGGCAAGGCGAAGGGCGGTCGCACGTGGGCGGTGCTCGGTGAGATGGCCGAGCTCGGCGGGGAGTCACTCGCCGAACACGACGCGGTCGGGCGGCTGGTCGTCCGGCTCAACGTCAGCAAGCTCGTGGCAGTCGGCGGCAGGGAAGCGGCCTGGCTCGACATGGGCGCCAAGAACGAGGGTTCGTGGGGTGAGGAGTCGGTGCACGTGTCCGACGCGCGGGCGGCGGTCGACCTGTTGCGCAGCGAGCTGCGACCGGGAGACGTCGTGCTGGTGAAGGCGTCCAGGTCGGTGGGGCTGGAGCGGGTGGCCGCAGCATTGCTGGACGACGCAGGCATCGAGGGCGCCGCCGGCGCCGAGGGTGGAGCCGCGTCCCGATGA
- a CDS encoding UDP-N-acetylmuramoyl-L-alanyl-D-glutamate--2,6-diaminopimelate ligase: MTTITPDGTPDGTPVAGNCSSRRPSLRPGPVVPGTLTAVSHADQSPKAQHAEKGGPGTYPGAPRPETVRPTPLADLAEQLGCPAPDPGHTGVMVTGITHDSRAVRPGDVYAALPGARLHGADFVAQAADLGAAAILTDPSGAERAAATGLPALVVENPRARMGSLAVSIYGAPGEDLLQIGITGTSGKTTTAYLIEGGLRAAAAGRPDGGPTGLIGTVETRIGDERIKSERTTPEATDLQALFAVMRERGVRAVAMEVSSHALVLGRVDGCVFDVAIFNNLSPEHMEFHSGMEDYFQAKAQLFTKARSRAGVVNLDDEYGKRLAEGESEVPVTTFSAEGHPDADWRASDVEVGALGSTFTVHGPGGVTVRAASPIAGPFNVANALAAIVSLVVAGIDAQTAADGVAAVPGVPGRLERIDAGQPYLAVVDYAHKTDAVESVLRALRKVTDGKLHAVLGCGGDRDPHKRGPMGAAVARLADTAILTSDNPRGEDPLSILATMLAGAAEVPIHERGTVLVEEERATAIAAAVARAEPGDTVIVAGKGHEQGQDIAGVVRPFDDRQVLRDAIEGSLKSQQSQQSPQPNHQG; the protein is encoded by the coding sequence GTGACGACCATCACCCCCGACGGTACCCCCGACGGCACCCCCGTCGCGGGAAACTGCTCCTCCCGACGGCCCTCACTTCGCCCCGGGCCGGTGGTGCCCGGTACGCTCACCGCCGTGTCACACGCTGATCAGTCCCCGAAAGCCCAGCACGCCGAGAAGGGCGGGCCCGGTACCTACCCGGGAGCCCCGCGCCCTGAAACGGTCCGCCCCACCCCCCTGGCGGACCTGGCCGAGCAGCTGGGATGCCCCGCCCCGGATCCCGGCCATACCGGTGTCATGGTCACCGGCATCACCCATGACTCCCGGGCGGTCCGCCCCGGCGACGTCTATGCCGCGCTGCCCGGCGCCCGTCTGCACGGCGCCGACTTCGTCGCCCAGGCCGCCGACCTCGGCGCCGCGGCGATCCTGACCGACCCGTCGGGCGCCGAGCGCGCCGCGGCGACCGGTCTGCCGGCCCTGGTCGTCGAGAACCCGCGTGCCCGGATGGGCTCCCTGGCCGTCTCGATCTACGGCGCGCCGGGCGAGGACCTGCTCCAGATCGGTATCACCGGCACCTCCGGCAAGACCACCACGGCCTACCTCATCGAGGGCGGGCTGCGGGCGGCTGCGGCCGGGCGCCCCGACGGCGGACCGACCGGCCTGATCGGCACCGTCGAGACCCGGATCGGCGACGAGCGGATCAAGTCCGAGCGCACCACCCCCGAGGCCACGGACCTGCAGGCGCTGTTCGCCGTGATGCGCGAGCGCGGCGTGCGCGCCGTCGCCATGGAGGTCTCCAGCCACGCCCTGGTCCTGGGCCGGGTCGACGGCTGTGTCTTCGACGTCGCGATCTTCAACAACCTCAGCCCGGAGCACATGGAGTTCCACTCCGGGATGGAGGACTACTTCCAGGCCAAGGCCCAGCTCTTCACCAAGGCCCGCAGCCGGGCCGGCGTGGTCAACCTCGACGACGAGTACGGCAAGCGGCTGGCCGAGGGCGAGTCCGAGGTCCCGGTCACCACCTTCTCCGCGGAGGGCCACCCGGACGCCGACTGGCGGGCCTCGGACGTCGAGGTCGGCGCCCTCGGCTCGACGTTCACCGTGCACGGCCCGGGCGGCGTGACCGTGCGCGCCGCCTCCCCGATCGCCGGCCCGTTCAACGTCGCCAACGCGCTCGCCGCGATCGTCTCGCTGGTCGTCGCCGGCATCGACGCGCAGACCGCGGCCGACGGCGTCGCCGCGGTGCCCGGCGTCCCCGGTCGCCTGGAGCGCATCGACGCCGGCCAGCCGTACCTGGCGGTCGTCGACTACGCCCACAAGACCGACGCCGTCGAATCGGTTCTGCGCGCGCTGCGCAAGGTCACCGACGGCAAGCTGCACGCCGTCCTCGGCTGCGGCGGCGACCGTGACCCGCACAAGCGCGGCCCGATGGGCGCCGCGGTGGCCCGGCTCGCCGACACGGCCATCCTGACCTCCGACAACCCGCGTGGCGAGGACCCGCTCTCGATTCTCGCCACCATGCTCGCGGGCGCCGCGGAGGTCCCCATCCACGAACGCGGCACGGTGCTGGTCGAGGAAGAGCGGGCCACCGCCATCGCCGCCGCCGTCGCCCGCGCCGAGCCCGGCGACACCGTGATCGTCGCGGGCAAGGGCCACGAGCAGGGCCAGGACATCGCCGGAGTGGTACGCCCCTTCGACGACCGCCAGGTGCTGCGCGATGCCATCGAGGGATCGCTGAAGTCACAGCAGTCGCAGCAGTCACCGCAGCCGAACCACCAGGGATGA
- the mraY gene encoding phospho-N-acetylmuramoyl-pentapeptide-transferase, protein MKQILFSGMIGLFLTLIGTPLLIKLLAKKGYGQFIRDDGPRTHGSKKGTPTMGGISFILATIIAYAVTKVITSSDPSFSGVLVLFLFAGMGLVGFLDDYIKIVKQRSLGLRAKAKMAGQLIVGIAFAVLSLQFADLRGQTPASDRLSFTQDFGWQIGPVIFVIWALFMILAMSNGVNLTDGLDGLATGASVMVFGAYTFIGIWQHQESCATPITAGPACYEVRDPLDLAVVASALMGACFGFLWWNTSPAKIFMGDTGSLALGGALAGLAICSRTELLLAILGGLFVLITMSVVIQVGSFRLTGKRVFRMAPLQHHFELKGWSEVLVVVRFWIIQGMCVIVGLGIFYGGWQAAK, encoded by the coding sequence ATGAAGCAGATCCTCTTCTCCGGAATGATCGGGCTCTTCCTGACCCTGATCGGTACCCCGCTGCTGATCAAGCTGCTGGCCAAGAAGGGGTACGGGCAGTTCATCCGCGATGACGGCCCCCGGACCCACGGCAGCAAGAAGGGCACGCCCACCATGGGCGGTATCTCCTTCATCCTGGCCACGATCATCGCCTACGCCGTGACGAAGGTGATCACCTCGAGTGATCCGAGCTTCTCCGGTGTCCTGGTGCTCTTCCTCTTCGCGGGCATGGGCCTGGTCGGCTTCCTCGACGACTACATCAAGATCGTCAAGCAGCGTTCGCTGGGCCTGCGGGCCAAGGCCAAGATGGCCGGCCAGCTGATCGTCGGCATCGCCTTCGCCGTGCTCTCCCTGCAGTTCGCCGATCTGCGCGGGCAGACCCCGGCGTCCGACCGGCTCTCCTTCACCCAGGACTTCGGCTGGCAGATCGGCCCGGTGATCTTCGTGATCTGGGCCCTGTTCATGATCCTGGCGATGTCCAACGGCGTGAACCTCACCGACGGCCTCGACGGCCTCGCCACCGGCGCCTCGGTGATGGTCTTCGGCGCGTACACCTTCATCGGCATCTGGCAGCACCAGGAGTCGTGCGCCACCCCGATCACCGCGGGACCGGCCTGTTACGAGGTCCGCGACCCACTCGACCTCGCGGTCGTCGCCTCGGCCCTGATGGGCGCCTGCTTCGGCTTCCTGTGGTGGAACACCTCGCCCGCCAAGATCTTCATGGGGGACACCGGTTCGCTGGCCCTGGGCGGTGCGCTGGCCGGTCTGGCCATCTGCTCCCGTACGGAGCTGCTGCTGGCCATCCTCGGCGGTCTCTTCGTCCTGATCACGATGTCCGTGGTCATCCAGGTCGGCTCGTTCCGGCTCACCGGTAAGCGGGTCTTCCGGATGGCGCCACTCCAGCACCACTTCGAACTCAAGGGGTGGTCCGAAGTCCTTGTGGTGGTCCGGTTCTGGATCATCCAGGGCATGTGCGTCATCGTCGGACTCGGCATCTTCTACGGTGGCTGGCAGGCGGCAAAGTGA
- a CDS encoding peptidoglycan D,D-transpeptidase FtsI family protein: MTEPRDPRRVPRPAQRGGQAGGRGGQAGGRGGRPAARRPAPRPGPRPPARRPRSGAPVLRLGSPRPRLRLVSLALTLVMLVFVVRLFQVQAVDAGAFAAKANENRYVPVKLAAERGAITDRNGVDLATTVDAYDITADPSLLAPAKTKIHDAPQRAAALLAPILGEDEATLAAKLDQPTARYVLLARQRTPQVWKRIKDLRAGLDAKAAAAPKSAPRPDVLVGIFADKHSKRLYPNKDLASGVLGFVNGAGTGGGGLEALLNKQLAGKDGKLVYAQSGGRRVPTADTQEHPAVPGSDVELTLDRDIQWAAQQAITEQVAKSNADRGYVVVQDTRTGEILALANAPGFDPNEVSKADPEALGNAALSDAFEPGSTSKLMSMAAVLEEGVATAGTRVTVPNRLHRGDRLFADDVDHATWHLTLNGVLAKSSNIGTILAAGQLGRTQPQANQVLYSYLRKFGIGKPTGLGFPGETDGILAKPQDWNTSQQFTIPFGQGLSLNAVQAASVYSTIANGGERIAPTLVRGSTGPDGHYAPAPKPVRNRVVSPKTARTLATMLESVVDDEEGTGAKAKIDGYRVGGKTGTSNRVDPKTGRYHGYTASFAGFAPADKPRITVYCAVQNPTTGSYFGGQVCGPIYQQVMAFALKTLQVPPTGAKPPRLPVTFTPGQ; encoded by the coding sequence ATGACCGAGCCCAGGGACCCCCGCCGGGTGCCCCGCCCCGCCCAGCGCGGCGGCCAGGCGGGCGGTCGCGGCGGTCAGGCCGGTGGCCGGGGCGGCCGGCCGGCCGCCCGGCGTCCCGCGCCCCGCCCGGGTCCCCGGCCTCCCGCCCGCCGCCCCCGCTCCGGGGCCCCGGTGCTCCGCCTGGGCAGCCCGCGCCCCCGGCTGCGGCTGGTCTCCCTCGCGCTGACGCTGGTGATGCTGGTCTTCGTCGTACGCCTCTTCCAGGTGCAGGCCGTGGACGCCGGAGCGTTCGCCGCCAAGGCCAACGAGAACCGCTATGTACCGGTCAAGCTGGCCGCCGAGCGCGGTGCGATCACCGACCGCAACGGCGTGGACCTCGCCACCACCGTCGACGCGTACGACATCACCGCCGACCCGAGCCTGCTGGCGCCCGCCAAGACCAAGATCCACGACGCTCCGCAGCGGGCCGCCGCGCTGCTCGCGCCGATCCTCGGCGAGGACGAGGCCACCCTCGCCGCAAAGCTCGACCAGCCCACGGCGCGCTACGTCCTGCTCGCCCGGCAGCGCACCCCGCAGGTCTGGAAGCGGATCAAGGACCTGCGCGCCGGCCTCGACGCCAAGGCGGCCGCCGCCCCCAAGAGCGCGCCCCGCCCCGACGTCCTGGTCGGGATCTTCGCCGACAAGCACAGCAAGCGCCTCTACCCGAACAAGGACCTCGCCTCCGGCGTCCTCGGCTTCGTCAACGGGGCCGGCACGGGCGGCGGCGGTCTGGAGGCGCTGCTGAACAAGCAGCTGGCGGGCAAGGACGGCAAGCTCGTCTACGCCCAGTCCGGCGGCCGCCGGGTGCCCACCGCCGACACCCAGGAACACCCCGCCGTCCCCGGCAGCGACGTCGAGCTCACCCTCGACCGCGACATCCAGTGGGCCGCCCAGCAGGCCATCACCGAGCAGGTCGCCAAGTCGAACGCCGACCGCGGCTACGTCGTCGTCCAGGACACCCGCACCGGAGAGATCCTGGCGCTCGCCAACGCGCCCGGGTTCGACCCCAACGAGGTGTCGAAGGCCGATCCGGAGGCGCTGGGCAACGCCGCGCTGTCCGACGCCTTCGAGCCGGGGTCCACCAGCAAGCTGATGTCGATGGCCGCCGTCCTGGAGGAGGGCGTCGCCACGGCGGGCACCCGCGTCACCGTGCCCAACCGGCTGCACCGCGGCGACCGGCTGTTCGCGGACGACGTCGACCACGCCACCTGGCATCTGACGCTCAACGGCGTGCTCGCCAAGTCCAGCAACATCGGCACGATCCTCGCCGCCGGCCAGCTCGGCAGGACCCAGCCCCAGGCCAACCAGGTCCTCTACTCGTACCTGCGGAAGTTCGGTATCGGGAAGCCGACCGGGCTCGGCTTCCCCGGGGAGACCGACGGCATCCTGGCCAAGCCGCAGGACTGGAACACCTCACAGCAGTTCACCATCCCGTTCGGCCAGGGACTGTCCCTGAACGCCGTACAGGCCGCCTCGGTCTACTCCACGATCGCCAACGGGGGCGAGCGCATCGCCCCCACACTGGTCCGCGGCAGCACCGGACCCGACGGCCACTACGCACCGGCGCCCAAGCCCGTCAGGAACCGCGTGGTCAGCCCGAAGACCGCGCGCACCCTCGCCACCATGCTCGAATCGGTGGTCGACGACGAGGAGGGCACCGGAGCGAAGGCGAAGATCGACGGCTACCGGGTCGGCGGCAAAACCGGAACGTCCAACCGGGTGGACCCCAAAACCGGCCGCTACCACGGCTACACCGCGTCCTTCGCCGGCTTCGCACCCGCCGACAAGCCCCGCATCACGGTCTACTGCGCCGTACAGAACCCCACCACGGGCAGTTACTTCGGCGGCCAGGTCTGTGGCCCGATCTACCAGCAGGTCATGGCCTTCGCGCTGAAAACCCTCCAGGTCCCGCCGACCGGCGCGAAGCCCCCGCGGCTGCCGGTCACCTTCACGCCAGGCCAATGA
- a CDS encoding septum formation initiator family protein, giving the protein MKGQGRPRGRQKRLAALFPSGAGSAGTAARTPFVVLIVVLLGSGLITLLLLNSALNQGSFELSKLEKKTDELTDEQQALQQDVDAYSAPGALERRARRLGMVPGGSPAFLLPDGTVRGRTGPATSDGAPLSTSAEPSATSAAGHRAPAAPAVLSPTASGR; this is encoded by the coding sequence ATGAAAGGCCAGGGGCGGCCGCGAGGCAGACAGAAACGCCTCGCCGCGCTGTTCCCCTCCGGCGCCGGATCCGCCGGCACCGCGGCCCGCACGCCCTTCGTGGTCCTCATCGTCGTCCTGCTCGGCTCCGGCCTGATCACCCTGCTGCTGCTCAACTCCGCCCTCAACCAGGGATCGTTCGAGCTCAGCAAGCTGGAGAAGAAGACCGACGAGCTGACGGACGAGCAGCAGGCGCTGCAGCAGGACGTGGACGCGTACTCCGCCCCGGGAGCCCTGGAGCGGCGGGCCCGCCGACTGGGCATGGTGCCGGGCGGCAGCCCCGCCTTCCTGCTCCCGGACGGCACCGTCCGCGGCAGGACGGGCCCGGCCACCTCGGACGGGGCGCCGCTGAGCACCTCCGCCGAGCCGTCGGCGACGAGCGCGGCCGGCCACCGGGCCCCGGCCGCCCCGGCCGTCCTCTCTCCTACGGCCTCCGGCAGGTGA
- a CDS encoding beta-class carbonic anhydrase: protein MPIPASQPLPSSADSAGTRAGDTVTDGLVEANRRYAEAFTDPGMDARPVRKVAVVACMDARLDLHKALGLELGDCHTIRNAGGVVTDDIIRSLTISQRALGTRSVVLIHHTGCGLLSLTEDFRHDLAAEVGQRPTWAVEAFKDLDEDVRQSMERVRTSPFLPHTDDVRGFVFDVTTGLLREIDPQR from the coding sequence ATGCCCATACCTGCATCGCAGCCGCTGCCCTCGTCCGCCGACAGCGCCGGCACCCGTGCCGGTGACACCGTCACGGACGGTCTCGTCGAGGCGAACCGGCGCTACGCCGAAGCCTTCACCGACCCCGGGATGGACGCCCGGCCCGTCCGGAAGGTCGCCGTCGTGGCCTGTATGGACGCCCGACTCGACCTGCACAAGGCACTCGGCCTCGAACTCGGCGACTGCCACACCATCCGCAACGCCGGCGGGGTGGTCACCGACGACATCATCCGCTCCCTGACCATCAGCCAGCGCGCCCTGGGCACCCGCTCGGTCGTCCTCATCCACCACACCGGCTGTGGTCTGCTCAGCCTGACCGAGGACTTCCGCCACGACCTGGCGGCCGAGGTCGGGCAGCGTCCCACCTGGGCGGTCGAGGCCTTCAAGGACCTCGACGAGGACGTACGGCAGTCCATGGAGCGGGTGCGCACCTCGCCCTTCCTCCCGCACACCGACGATGTCCGCGGCTTTGTGTTCGACGTGACCACCGGACTGCTGCGGGAGATCGATCCGCAGCGCTGA
- the murD gene encoding UDP-N-acetylmuramoyl-L-alanine--D-glutamate ligase → MQSPADFAGRCITVAGLGVSGVPAARALAGLGARVTVVNSSDGERERAQAAELEQLGVTVRLGDGDTLPEGTELVVTTPGWKPSSPLFAAAGKAGVEVWGDVELAWRLRGPDAADWLAVTGTNGKTTTVRMLASILEAAGLRTAAVGNIGVPLVDVVLGEGQPDGASYDVLAVELSSYQLHWAPSVRAHSAAVLNLAPDHLDWHGSMAAYAADKGRIYEGNTVACVYNAADPATEELVRAADVEEGCRAIGFTLGTPGPSQVGVVEGILVDRAFVENRQQQAQELAEVSDVTPAAPHNIANALAAAALARAYGVAPAAVRDGLRAFHPDAHRIQHIADLGDVRYVDDSKATNTHAAQASLAAYEHIVWIAGGLAKGATFDELVQKSAARLRGVVLIGADRALIREALARHAPDVPVVDLDRTDTGAMSEAVREASRLAEPGDTVLLAPACASMDMFVNYNKRGEAFADAVGELTARDH, encoded by the coding sequence ATGCAGAGCCCGGCGGACTTCGCCGGCCGGTGCATCACCGTTGCCGGCCTGGGCGTGAGCGGCGTTCCCGCCGCCCGCGCCCTGGCCGGCCTCGGCGCCCGCGTCACCGTCGTCAACAGCAGCGACGGTGAGCGCGAGCGTGCGCAGGCCGCCGAGCTGGAGCAGCTGGGGGTCACGGTCCGCCTGGGCGACGGCGACACCCTCCCCGAGGGCACGGAACTGGTCGTCACCACCCCGGGCTGGAAGCCGTCCAGTCCGCTCTTCGCCGCGGCCGGGAAGGCGGGCGTCGAGGTGTGGGGCGATGTCGAACTCGCCTGGCGGCTGCGCGGCCCCGACGCCGCCGACTGGCTGGCGGTCACCGGCACCAACGGCAAGACCACCACCGTCCGGATGCTGGCCTCGATCCTGGAGGCGGCGGGTCTGCGGACCGCCGCCGTCGGCAACATCGGCGTCCCGCTCGTCGATGTGGTGCTCGGCGAGGGGCAGCCGGACGGCGCCTCGTACGACGTCCTCGCCGTCGAGCTCTCCAGTTACCAGCTGCACTGGGCGCCCTCCGTACGGGCGCACTCCGCGGCCGTCCTCAACCTCGCCCCCGACCACCTGGACTGGCACGGTTCCATGGCGGCCTACGCCGCCGACAAGGGCCGTATCTACGAGGGCAACACCGTCGCCTGTGTCTACAACGCCGCCGACCCGGCGACCGAGGAACTGGTCAGGGCGGCGGATGTCGAGGAAGGCTGCCGCGCCATCGGCTTCACCCTCGGCACCCCCGGCCCCTCCCAGGTGGGGGTCGTCGAGGGCATCCTCGTCGACCGCGCCTTCGTGGAGAACCGGCAGCAGCAGGCCCAGGAGCTCGCGGAGGTCTCGGACGTCACGCCCGCGGCCCCGCACAACATCGCCAACGCCCTCGCGGCCGCGGCGCTGGCCCGTGCCTACGGGGTGGCCCCCGCCGCCGTACGCGACGGACTGCGCGCCTTCCACCCGGACGCCCACCGCATCCAGCACATCGCGGACCTCGGCGACGTCCGCTACGTCGACGACTCCAAGGCCACCAACACCCATGCCGCCCAGGCGTCGTTGGCGGCGTACGAGCACATCGTGTGGATCGCCGGCGGCCTCGCCAAGGGTGCGACCTTCGACGAGCTGGTGCAGAAGTCGGCGGCCCGGCTGCGCGGTGTGGTGCTGATCGGTGCCGACCGGGCGCTGATTCGCGAAGCCCTGGCGCGACACGCCCCCGATGTCCCGGTGGTCGACCTCGACCGGACCGACACTGGGGCGATGTCCGAGGCGGTCAGGGAAGCGAGCCGCCTGGCCGAGCCCGGCGACACCGTCCTGCTGGCTCCGGCCTGTGCCTCGATGGACATGTTCGTCAATTACAACAAGCGGGGCGAGGCCTTCGCCGACGCGGTCGGCGAGCTGACCGCACGGGATCACTAG
- the rsmH gene encoding 16S rRNA (cytosine(1402)-N(4))-methyltransferase RsmH, translated as MTNSTRHVPVMLQRCLDMLAPALAEPGAVVVDCTLGLGGHSEALLATFPAARLIALDRDPAALKLAGERLAPYGERATLVHAVYDELPEVLDRLGTPRVQGVLFDLGVSSMQLDEADRGFAYAQDAPLDMRMDQTTGISAADVLNTYAPGELVRILRSYGEEKQAKRIVEAVVRERAKEPFTNSARLVELIRDALPQAAKRTGGNPAKRTFQALRIEVNGELASVERAVPAAVKALAVGGRIAVLSYHSLEDRLVKQVFAAGAANTAPAGLPVVPERYQPRLRLLTRGAELPTEEEVAENRRAAPARLRGAERIRENVEDTA; from the coding sequence ATGACCAACAGCACTCGCCACGTCCCCGTCATGCTCCAGCGGTGCCTGGACATGCTCGCCCCCGCCCTCGCCGAGCCCGGCGCGGTGGTCGTCGACTGCACGCTCGGCCTCGGAGGGCACAGCGAGGCGCTGCTCGCCACCTTCCCGGCGGCCCGGCTGATCGCCCTCGACCGTGACCCCGCGGCCCTGAAGCTCGCGGGCGAACGGCTCGCCCCCTACGGAGAGCGCGCCACCCTGGTACACGCCGTCTACGACGAGCTCCCCGAAGTCCTCGACCGTCTCGGCACCCCGCGCGTCCAGGGCGTCCTGTTCGACCTCGGGGTGTCCTCCATGCAGCTCGACGAGGCCGACCGCGGCTTCGCGTATGCGCAGGACGCCCCGCTGGACATGCGGATGGACCAGACGACCGGCATCAGCGCGGCGGACGTCCTCAACACCTATGCGCCCGGTGAGCTGGTCCGGATCCTGCGCTCCTACGGGGAGGAGAAGCAGGCCAAGCGGATCGTCGAGGCCGTCGTCCGGGAGCGTGCCAAGGAGCCGTTCACCAATAGCGCGCGGCTGGTCGAGCTGATCCGGGACGCGCTGCCGCAGGCCGCCAAGCGCACCGGCGGCAATCCCGCCAAGCGCACCTTCCAGGCGCTGCGCATCGAGGTCAACGGCGAGCTGGCCAGTGTCGAGCGCGCCGTCCCGGCCGCCGTGAAGGCGCTCGCCGTAGGGGGCCGGATCGCCGTGCTCTCCTACCACTCGCTGGAGGACCGGCTGGTCAAGCAGGTCTTCGCGGCCGGAGCGGCCAATACGGCGCCCGCCGGGCTGCCGGTCGTCCCCGAGCGCTACCAGCCCCGGCTCAGGCTGCTGACCCGCGGCGCCGAACTCCCCACGGAGGAGGAGGTCGCCGAGAACCGCCGGGCCGCCCCCGCCCGGCTGCGCGGCGCGGAGCGTATCCGCGAGAACGTCGAGGACACCGCATGA